ACCATTTATATCATTAGCTGCCTTTGTGATGGCGGTATTAGTTGGGCTATTGCTGCAAGCGATTTACTATACAGCCAGGGTGAAATTTAGTTCTTGGGTAAGTCCACAAAGATTTCTGCTTGGTAGTAGCGATGCACTTTTAACAGCTTTCTCTACCGCATCATCTACAGCAGCTATGCCTGTTACCTTCCAAGTTTTGATGCAGAAAATCGGTGTGCGGGAATCTTCTGCATCGTTGGGTGCTTTGGTGGGTAGCAATTTTAACAATGATGGAACTGCATTGTATGAAGCTATGTCTGCATTATTTGTTGGGCAGTTGTTAGGACTGCATTTGAGTCTACCCCAACAATTGATGGTGGTGTTAACATCTATTTTCGCTTCTGTAGGGGCTGCGGGTATTCCCGAAGCTGGGCTTGTGACAATGACTTTGGTGTTTACTTCTGTAGGATTGCCAACTCAATATATTGCCCTACTAATTACGGTGGATTGGTTTCTTGATCGCTGTCGGACTGCAATCAATGTGATGGGAGATATAACTATTAGTTGCTTACTAGATGGTCATAAACAGCACATTGAAATGCCGAATATTTCTCAAGAGACTGCATATTTGCCAGAAGATTTATCAATTGATAATTGATAATTGACAATTGTTTTATTCAAGGTTGAAAACCTCTCATTTCAAGAAAAAAATTGACCCTGAGCGTTCGCGCAGCGTCTCGTAGAGAAGGGTCAAAAAATAAATCATACTCTCTAATCCTATCTCACTTCTAAGGAGAGGTAATCGACAACTTTCAATTGACAATTGTCAATTGTTGAACGCAGAAACCCAAAAAGAATGAGAGTTTAAAGCATGAATCGCATTATTCCTCGAAATTTAAGGAATTTGGCACAATACCAACAAACTTACTGGCTCATAGCTGGGGCAATTAGTGGATATATTGGCTTTGTGCTGATATTAGGAACGACTCCTTTAGTTATTGGTATTGGTGGTGCGATCGCTTTGGCGATGATCGCTGTTTGGTTTCGGACTGTGAACCAAGCCTTGGCTAAATCAACACACAACCTATTAGAGAGAGAAATTTTTCTAGCACATTTAAACAAGTGTCAACGCCAAATAGATAAAAGTTCTCAAACAACTTGGCAACAGTCATATCAATGGGCAAAAGCAACGCAACAATTTGCCCAGCAAATTGCACAGTTAGAGCCTACCTTAATTCCCGAATTAATCGAGGCGCTGCATACTGTACTGGATTTAACACAGCAGGTAGTTTCCGCCTTAGCCACAACTCATCAAGTTCAATCTTCTAAGTATCATTTCTTAGCCAAGCAACAGTTACAAATTAGTTGCGATCGCCTCGAAAATACACACAATCAATTGCAACATTTGCACGATCAATTCTTACTCTCCAGGGTTAACCAAAATCATAATGAACTCAATCTTCCCAAAACTTTGCAAGTGATAATTACAGAAAATAAAACAGCCATCAATTAACAATTCAAATACTGCCATTATTGACAACCATAAAACTTTTCAAAAAACTGCCAACACAATTTATTGTCTGTTTTTTGTGCGGGTTAATTAGCGTATCACTATTAACTTGTAATACCCCGACAGTAGATTCTTTTGAAAGTGCCTACCGCGTCTTACAAGAATCTTTGTTACCTCAAATATCCGTTGAACAAGCCCCGATTTTTGATGCAGTCGCTCAAAGTTACAGCATTCAAAAATTAGCAGAACCTTTACCAAATCTGGACGATTTTCCCCTCTATGCTGCCAAACCATCAACTGATAGTAATATTGCTTATATTGAAATTTTTGGTTCTGCGGAAAAATCTAATGGCGAAAAGCAAGATGAGCGTTGGTTGGTAGATGTTGCAGAAGCCTTTAACGCTAAAAAAATCACCACAACTTCGGGAAAAGTGATTCAGGTAGGAATCCGCAATATTCCCTCTGGTACTGCAACAAGGCTTTTGGCTGCTAAAAATGTACAGCCGGCTGGGTTTACACCTTCCCATCAGCTATCATTAAAACTTTTAACACAGCAAGGAATCACAACTTCCACTATTACCCCAAGATTAGTATCTGATTTTGCTGGTTTTGTTGTGGATGGAAAAGCTGATCAAGAACTAGCAAAAAACGGTGATGTCAGCTTTGAGAAACTACTGAAGGCGATTTTATCTGGCAAACTCACAGTGGGCTATCCTAATCCGTACAGTAGTGGTACATCTTTGAATTTGTTATACACGTTATTTTGGCGTAGTGCCGGACATCATCAAGACGGTAAACCTCTCATTGCCTCAGAATTACAATCACCACAGGTAAATTCAGTTTTTGATACCTTTCAGAAACAGGTGTTAATTACAACATTAACAACCCTTGACTTGAAAGAAATTTTTATTCGCGATCGCCAAAAATTGCAAGCCTTTCCCCTAGAGTATCAAAGTTTTCAAAACCTGAAGAAACTCCCTGGATTTGAAGATGTGGTATTTGTCCCCTTTGGTGTACCACATGATAGTCCTTTGGTAGGGTTTAGTTGGAATAATAGCGTGCAAAATGAAGGTTTACGGCGATTTAGTGAGTTTGCGCTTTCTTCCCCAATGCAGCAGCTAGCCAAAGAAAAAGGCTTTAACCCAGGTATTAACTTTAAAAGTAATATTCCCATTCCCGATGGTGAAGTTCTGCAAGCGGCCCAGTCTTATTGGAAACAGCGTAAAGATGGGGGACGTACAGTTAATTTAATGATGGTAATTGATACGAGTGGTTCAATGGAAGGCGATCGCCTCAAAGCCGTCAAAAACAGTCTGAAAATTGCCGCGCAGTCAATTAATTCTGGTAACTATGTCGGATTAGTTACATTTAGCGATCGCCCCAGACAAATCCTACCCCTTGCACCTTTTGATGTGCAACAACATCAACGTTTGTTAGCGGCGGCTGATTCCTTAAGCGCTGATGGGGAAACAGCGATGTACGACGGAATGATAGTCGGTTTATCACAACTAATGCAACGTCAAAAAGCCGATCCTAATGGACGATTTTATTTGTTACTGCTAACTGATGGTGAAGTAAATACAGGATTGCGCTTTATACAAGTCAGGGATGTTCTTAAATATAGTGGCGTGCGCTTCTATCCCATTGCTTACGGCGAAGTCAACAGAGGCGAATTGCAGGAAATAGCCAATTTGCGAGAAACAACAGTCAAATCCAGCGATTCGCAAAAGCTACAAACATTATTCACTGAACTATTTCAAACCAACTTGTAAACTTATGAACCGTTCTTTGTTGACAATTTTGGGCTGTGGTTGGGGATTATTTCTGGTTACGGGAGTGGCGATCGCACAAATTTACCCAAGTGCAATTTTACTAATTGATAAAAGTTATTGTCCTCCCGCACAATGGCAGAAAATAGCTCAAATCTATACACAAAAGTATGAAAATCATCAGTTGCACACAGTCATTTTATTTGATGATTTGAGCCAAGAAAAATTCTCACCCCCGCCAGACCCATCTATAATTAGCCAGTTATCCACCTACGGCCGTCCAAATTTAAAACGACAATCACAGCTACAAAAAACTTACCCAAAAGCTCAATTGTTGAGTTGTCATTAACTCAACAAAGTCTTTACAGATTTGAGAATGACTGGTTGTAAATAAAAGCGTTCTATCTCACCATCTTTCATCGTTTCTATCAATGCCCTCCGCTTTAAAGATAATAGTGCTGCTAAAATTTCCCCATTGGAAGCATGATTCGTTAGATGTAATAGTATCTCATTGCAAGTGAATCCTTGCACTTCGGTAGCTAAATCCTTCATTAACATTTGTTCCAAAGTGGAAATATGCTTTAGCCATTGCGTCACTAGGGGGATAAATTCACCAGAAACTAAAGTTCCAGAAGCTAAAAACTCTCCCACATCCCCAGCAAATAATTCATGAATAAAATTAGCGGCAATATTGAGAAACAAGGGATTACCACCATATTGATTCACCAAAGCTATCCACTGTTGAGCATCAAAGGTAAGTTGATGATGTTGCAAAAGCTCAATTGCACCTTCCATGAGTCCACCCAGAGGGAAAATCACCGCATCACTCAACAGATTTAATCGTTCTGGTTGTTCTCGGCTAGTGAGAATTACACAACTATCGTGAGACGTTTGTAAAAACTTATAGAGAAAATCTGCGTATGGTTCATATTCTGCAAGATATTGTCCTCCACGGTTGCCCCCTAAAATGACATCCCAACCATCAAAAACTATCAGCGTCTGGGGCGGTAAAATCGGTAGAGCATCTGTTGTAGGGACGTTAAGGTGAAACGAAAACCACAGAGTTTTTTGAAACCTTGCGCCTACCCACTCTGCTAGTTTTACTGCTAAAGTCGTTTTTCCTATACCCCCCATCCCTGTAATTGCAATCAGGCGTTTTCCCTTCTCAATTGCCTGGGCGAGCGTTGCTAGTTCATAACCTCGTCCAAAAAATAAAGAAATATGCGGAATCTGAGGTAAAGGTAATGGAGAAGGACGTTCAATCAAGTCTTGCCAATTACAACCCAAAACCTGACAAAACGCTTTCAATACTGTAGCGTTAATCGCATCACCGTTTAAAAAGCGTCTCCATGTCCCTAAAGATACCCCTGTGGCAAAAAAT
Above is a genomic segment from Nostoc sp. MS1 containing:
- a CDS encoding vWA domain-containing protein; translation: MTTIKLFKKLPTQFIVCFLCGLISVSLLTCNTPTVDSFESAYRVLQESLLPQISVEQAPIFDAVAQSYSIQKLAEPLPNLDDFPLYAAKPSTDSNIAYIEIFGSAEKSNGEKQDERWLVDVAEAFNAKKITTTSGKVIQVGIRNIPSGTATRLLAAKNVQPAGFTPSHQLSLKLLTQQGITTSTITPRLVSDFAGFVVDGKADQELAKNGDVSFEKLLKAILSGKLTVGYPNPYSSGTSLNLLYTLFWRSAGHHQDGKPLIASELQSPQVNSVFDTFQKQVLITTLTTLDLKEIFIRDRQKLQAFPLEYQSFQNLKKLPGFEDVVFVPFGVPHDSPLVGFSWNNSVQNEGLRRFSEFALSSPMQQLAKEKGFNPGINFKSNIPIPDGEVLQAAQSYWKQRKDGGRTVNLMMVIDTSGSMEGDRLKAVKNSLKIAAQSINSGNYVGLVTFSDRPRQILPLAPFDVQQHQRLLAAADSLSADGETAMYDGMIVGLSQLMQRQKADPNGRFYLLLLTDGEVNTGLRFIQVRDVLKYSGVRFYPIAYGEVNRGELQEIANLRETTVKSSDSQKLQTLFTELFQTNL
- a CDS encoding helix-turn-helix domain-containing protein, with the protein product MPSLKLSQTGLQIIKQARKEKGWTIDDPRWLEVASQILAPGQNWENAEFFATGVSLGTWRRFLNGDAINATVLKAFCQVLGCNWQDLIERPSPLPLPQIPHISLFFGRGYELATLAQAIEKGKRLIAITGMGGIGKTTLAVKLAEWVGARFQKTLWFSFHLNVPTTDALPILPPQTLIVFDGWDVILGGNRGGQYLAEYEPYADFLYKFLQTSHDSCVILTSREQPERLNLLSDAVIFPLGGLMEGAIELLQHHQLTFDAQQWIALVNQYGGNPLFLNIAANFIHELFAGDVGEFLASGTLVSGEFIPLVTQWLKHISTLEQMLMKDLATEVQGFTCNEILLHLTNHASNGEILAALLSLKRRALIETMKDGEIERFYLQPVILKSVKTLLS